In Methanobacterium sp. Maddingley MBC34, a genomic segment contains:
- a CDS encoding hypothetical protein (PFAM: Uncharacterised ArCR, COG2043), translating to MEYHELGRKLKTILKLEREPVAMKWVSREPRNIPKEEGKSRFCTKLDKAMNGEIFYSTADEEECMGGLRYTGMKDPREFPKNMQSGSFLVPAGVYKSIPAVQRSWKNNMAISPGIFNAIIFAPLSKAEFEPDVIFIVSNAQQGMELLHANAYDSGSHGLGADSGPICSSMAAVPYLTGKVTYGFGDVGSRNNMELKAEEIMVSIPATDLKRVIENLEEMKTKTFFRRNPA from the coding sequence ATGGAATACCATGAACTGGGTCGAAAACTAAAAACCATTCTTAAACTGGAGAGGGAACCTGTGGCCATGAAGTGGGTTTCCCGAGAACCTAGAAATATTCCCAAAGAAGAAGGAAAATCAAGATTCTGCACTAAACTGGACAAGGCTATGAATGGAGAGATTTTTTATTCCACTGCTGATGAAGAAGAGTGTATGGGCGGCTTAAGATACACTGGAATGAAAGACCCCCGGGAGTTCCCAAAAAACATGCAAAGCGGTTCATTCTTGGTCCCCGCAGGAGTTTATAAAAGCATCCCTGCAGTGCAGCGCTCCTGGAAAAATAACATGGCAATTAGTCCCGGGATTTTCAACGCAATAATTTTTGCACCATTATCTAAAGCAGAGTTTGAGCCAGATGTGATATTCATTGTGAGTAATGCCCAACAGGGAATGGAACTGTTACATGCCAATGCCTATGACTCAGGATCACATGGCCTAGGAGCAGATTCCGGCCCAATATGTAGTTCCATGGCTGCTGTACCCTATTTAACTGGTAAAGTCACTTATGGATTCGGAGATGTCGGTTCCAGGAACAACATGGAACTGAAAGCCGAAGAAATAATGGTCAGCATTCCAGCAACCGATCTGAAAAGGGTGATTGAGAATCTGGAAGAAATGAAAACAAAAACGTTTTTTCGCAGAAATCCTGCCTAG